CTGCCAAGTCCTgtaatctgtcctcatttaagacttaataataatcttttacattttaattcttcatttttaaatagtttttttgcTGCTGCACATCCATGTGTGTTTAATAAGCAAATGTGTGTTGTTGTCTCGTTTATTGGTACATATTACTAACGTccactttaaataacaaaaacaatattgcaccattgactttagagcaggttttagtTGATCAATGACGTAGTCTAATTTAGTTGCCTCaacgccaacaatgcgcctgaacgaCCAACACATGGGTCCACAAAtgggcacaaatgcatttgctatttaaacaacctGACGCTGGATGTGAAAGTGATAACTTGGTCAGACTGAAACTAGCAAAAATCACTTGTGCCACATTGCTCCGGGTGTATGATATAGAGACACCTAAATATGAATCATTATTCTATGTCAAACATAAATACATAAACTACATTTTGTTGTTAaacatgacatgttttcagttttgagTGTTTCTGACATCATTTACAGTGAATGTTTTGTTCTTTCTGTAATTCTTTAGACAATGAAAGAGGGAGAAACGATCTAAGTTTTTAGGCCATAGATGAGTGAGAACAGATCATCCACATGTTGTGAGATGTAATAAGCTGATGGTGTATAGAGTCTGAATGCATTTGAATTGAAATGAGATTATAGTGCAGTTTAATTATCATCATCATAATGCGTCCTGACATTGAGTCACTGTATCATTCTCTTCTCTCTGCTTTAATACATGTGATCTCTGctaataaaagtctctcagtttgagctttattgtcatatacacacatataaaaCTGTAAAATCAAAGGACTAATAATAAAGAACAGAGTCATGTTGTTGTTGTGTCATGGCAGGACTTGATGTCGATCACAGACAGGTTTGAGTTTTCTCTCAGTATCTATGGTAGTTTGTCCTTtggttaaatgtaaattaagtcTTTGTGGTGGTTTGTAAATTGGGTGATgattaatgtttataatgtgtCTAATTTGTGCATGATGTTAGAGAGGgatcattaaataaaaaaatgagtcCATTAACACagattttctctctttctcaggGTTGGGTGTGTTTACGTGAAGGTGGTTTAAGGCGGGACTTAACTCACTGAGAGGCGGCTTATTGGCCCCGAACCCATGATGGACAGGCCGTGTGATGGCCGTTTCACGCTGCTCTTGATGTTCTTGGGTCCAATAATCACAGCACTGGAAGTCCCACTCGACCGTATGTCTCTTTAAATCACTCATTTTATTCATCTCCATATGATTTATAACACTGTAATTGATCTACAGAGGAATAACAATAAAACATCTCTGTTTATTATGTGATTTACTCAATAAACTTCTCATGTAACACTGACTTATTCCTTATATTTATAACGTTCACGTAAGTTATTgctaaataaatcattaaactCTAGTTACACAAAAGTGTAGGCAGAAGTATACACAGTACAGCACAGTAGATGTTCTTATGTTAGATTGATTATAAATGATGCTCTGTTTTGTGATGTTAATAAAGAAAAGCACAGATTTCAGGTCTGATGTAAtgaattaaaataatgttattcTCTTGCGTATGTCTGTGTCTTTATTCTGATGGGGATTTAAGCTAAACTTCTGGAAGAATGTAAGTTTCTGCTGTAATTGTAGTGATTTATGAGGTTTGCTGTGAATTATGTTTTGCTGTTCCTTTATCATCGCTCTTTTGCAGTGCTTGCGTTTGCATGAAGTTGCagagtttttgttttgtttattttattttatgttgtgTATTTGAAGCAGTAATTTAAACACAGCACTGTGGGACATCAATTATATCCAGACAGAGATTTTAAAGAAGAGCATTTGTTGCATGGGATCCTCAGATGTTGATCAGTATTAATGTGCATGCAGAAATGCCACTGTGATGTTGTACCGTAGGTTAATTTCTGCAGGTATGTTCTCTCTGATTGGCTCTGATGTCAGTGTAATTAAACTGTGTCATTTGACCCGCAGTACCACAGCCTCCCACCATCATTCATCAATCTCCAAAAGATTTCATCATTGACCCGCGGGACAACGTCATCATCCACTGTGAGGCTAAAGGCAAACCTCACCCCAGGTGAGACCGAGTAGATCCTCAGAAAACAcatctttattgttttaaagaTCTCATAATGAGATGAGGTTTTGATACAGACTGAAGAATTTATTTCATTCACAGATTCTCATGGACTCGAAACGGGACGCATTTCGACATCGATAAAGACCCCAAGGTCATAATGAAGCCTCGTTCAGGAACGCTGGTGATTGACATCAGTGGAGAGAAAGCCGAGGCGTACGAGGGAGTTTATCAGTGTACCGCTCGCAATGAGCTCGGCACCGCCGTCTCCAACAACATTATCATCCGACAGTCCAGTACGTGAGCATCTGACACCTCATCCCATCAGATTCCCAACACCATCACATGTGTGATAGTTTATATTTCACCATTATAACTGTgattgtttttatgttaataagacaCATTCAGCATGATCATGGATCTTATAATGAAAGGTAAATGGTATTTTGTTTGTAATGCATGTGACGGCTCATCGGACCCTTCAGCAGACCGACCCTCAGAATCACTCTGTGTCGTAGATTTCATCCTCCACTTTATTTTCCCGCATTAACACCTCTGTCTGTTTATTACGATTAAAGACACAGTTACAGAAATAACACTTGATCATCACAGAGTTATTGAGACTCACTGGTGTCTATGAAACATTTCTACACCTCTGATGCTCAAAAACATTGTCTAAGTAGACGGTTGACCAGGTTTTGATGGTTGTGTCTTCTCAGCAGATGTGATTAACTGTAATGATGCTGTGTTGTTTCCTGTAGGATCACCACTGTGGTCTAAAGAGAGAATTCATCCAATCATGGCACAGGAAGGACAATCATTAATTCTTCAGTGCCGTCCACCCGCTGGACTCCCCGCACCCATTATATTCTGGATGGACAACAGTAAGAgatgcacagacacacacacacacacacacagttgtcTTTTTATATCTCagagtttttgtttttatgtcatGTGCAGGGCCAGATGGAATCTGTGGAAATGTTTGGGAAAAATCTGcagaattatttttaaatgttttaaaaagatctTAGAGAATTAAAGCTGTTAATATTACAATGAAAATGATTACACCAAACCAGTGAGTCctctgaattaaactggaccaacaCAACCCAGCTCCACTATAAAGTGTGTGTTTTAACATTTATTGTGTAAAGTTGATTGTATTGTAAGTAGGACACATTGAGTCTGTTAATGAAAGACGTCCATCTCTGTCTCTGTAGATTTTCAGCGTCTTCCTCAGAGTCGGAGAGTTTCTCAGGGTCTCAATGGCGATCTGTACTTCTCTAACGTCCAGAGAGAAGATTCCCGAAACGACTACATCTGTTACGCTCGATTCCCACACACGCAGACCATCCAGCAGAAGCAGCCCATCAGCGTCCGTGTGGTGAACAGTGAGTATCTCTGACGCACATCTGTGGGACGTCCTGCACTTATATGACATATGACAGATCTAAAACTGAATGAATGCTATTGTGTAAAGACGATTCCTATGACCATTCATCATTTTAATGTCTGATCACACAATGAGAGCTCTTCATTCGCACATCATCTTCTCAGAAATGCCTGCAGCTGTGTGAAATTGTCTGTATTCTCAGACGCCTTTCCTCTTTAGCCAATCACATTCATTTCCTCAGTCAGCtgttattttacatttgatttgtatttgttttttatttgatttgatttggtGTTTTGTTGTGTTTCAGTGGATTCAATCAATGACACAATGGATGCTTTTTTCAATGAAACTGATTTGTTTGGTGGTGAGTGATGTCGCCCCCTAGTGACTGATCCTTCGCATCTCTTATTTAACCAACCCGTTCAACCAACACCCAGTTAACTCTACCCTTAACTTTACCTCTTCTGTTACTCTACACACATAAATAATGGACGCATAATGAAATCTGCGTTTCTTCtttctttaaactgtttttctTGACTTCAAATCTCTTTTGTCAAAGATTTGTCGTCAGGTGAAATTATTTCGATTTCTGTCAAGAATAAAATTTAAAAGCTGAAAATGATTCAGTGTAGTAGATTATTTTATAAACTATATTTAGTAAATAGCTGTGGTCAATATAATCTTACACAATATAGTCACAGCTATGATGTTGGAGACACAAAGGTCATTGGTTTCTTCTCCAGAGaacaacacacatactgatgaaaAATGTATAGGTTGTAATGCAcagtaagtcactttggataacaGCATCTAGTAAATCTATACACACGTGTAACCCTAACCATAACCAGCTACTGTGTGTGATCCTCAGTTTATTCAAACAAGATCTTCTGCTGGATTAATGTTGGTGTCCTTTTTATAATAATCATAAACACAATTAGACATTCAAGGATGTGTTATAAAGTCATATTAACATTAACAGGGAAGATCTTCATTATCTGTTTTCATCTCTTTCTGCCTAAACTCATCTCACTTTATCTCTTCATCATTGTGTTTTAATTCATCTTTCATTTCTTGGATGTTTTGAATGTAAATTATTGACCAGATACAGAATATGTAAACCTATTGTCTGTTGGTAGATGACATCGGCCTCTCTCTCATACTGAATTGAGGTTGTTCTGAACACTGATTGGTTTACTTGAAAATAAAGTCATGCTACAAGCATAAAAGATATTTGTTTAGTTGTGTATTTAACCAGCatgagtgtgtgtgtctgtgtgattgATTAAAGACAAGCAGGATCTCATACAACGCTTTTCGTTTCAGATAAACCGGATGAGCAGAGAGCGCCCACATTCATGGTACCGACGGACTCTGACAGCACTAAACTGGTTCTGAGAGGACAGACGTTAGAGATGGAGTGTATCGCAGACGGCCTGTGAGTGTCATCATCACATCATGGatgtttgtgtgttgtgtgaTTGATGTCTCATATGTGTCTCTTATTCAGCCCCACTCCTGAGATCTCGTGGAATAAACTCAGCGGTGAGATTCCCAGCGCCCGCGCTTCTTTCCTGAACTTTCATAAGACTCTGAGGATAAGAGACGTTTCAGAAGCGGATGCGGGGGAATATCGCTGTACGGCCACAAACCGTCACGGCAGCGTACATCACACCATCAGAGTGACCGTTAAAGGTGAACAACATCTCACAGACTGATGTTAAAGATGCTgatgtgtttgatgcggtgttTATTTCCTCTGTGTAAATCCTGATGATGAAATAAGCAGTGATGGGGATCACAGAGTATTATAATGAGTATTTATATGTGATCTTGTTTTGATCCCAGCTGCTCCGTACTGGATCAGTGCTCCCAGGAATCTTGTTCTGGCTCCACTGGATTCGGGTGTGATTACCTGCCGGGCAGGAGGTCACCCAAAACCCACCATCAGCTGGTCTATGAATGGAGTCCCAATAGAGAGTGAGAATAACACTTACAGTTAGATTTAATCAATCTGCTTCATTCTAGGACAAATCCATAAGTTGTGTCTTTAGTTTACAAGTCACTTTAGAGAAAATATAAACGCTACGTACAGCACAACTACTCGAATGATAACTACTTGTTTGGTGGATTGTTGTTTCTCATGACAGATGCTCCTCAAGATCCCAGCAGGACGGTGGAAGATGACATGATCATATTTTCAGAGGTTCAGACTGATTCCAGTGCAGTTTATCAGTGTAATGCTTCTAATGATTATGGATATTTACTGGCCAACGCCTTCATTAATGTACTGGGTAAGCAAAACATCTCTGAATCACTTCTGACTCATTCAACACAAGAATTGAAGAAACCATCAGATGATTGTGGATGttgacattcatttatttcttatGATTGacgtctgtgtgtttgtgtttcagccgAGCCCCCCAGAGTTCTGACCCCTCCTAATAAAGTTTATCAGGTCATCATGAACAGACCTGCACTGCTGGAGTGTGTCAGCTTCGGTTCCCCCAGACCAACCATCACATGGTgagactgtatgtgtgtgtgtgtgtgtgtctctgtgtttgtttgtgaaaagACATAATGATTCTAAGtgtttgatgtgtgtgtgtcaggTTTAAAGAGAGCCGCTCCAGCACTTTAGAAGGAGACCCGTATGTGTTTCACCTGAACGGTACGCTGGAGATCCACGTGTCTCAGACACAGAACAGTGGTAAATACACCTGCGTCGCCAGCAACTCACTGGGCATCTCTGAGAATCATGTGTACCTGGAGGTCAAAGGTGAGAGGTTGTGTTCCTCTAACATTATTAATGATTGTAGATGTTTCAGGAAGATTgtgtgctgctgctgctgctgtgttGACAGTATTTCAGAAAGCCTTGGATATGTCTCTGTAAATATCCCATCATGCATCAGGTTAAAAGGCTTTAGCTCTTAGCTTGCatgtttttcatgttttaaagGAAGTCTCCTGAAGTTAAGTGTGTCTGTAAGAAGAACAGCATCCTGTATTAAGACCATTAACAGGAGACACTCATTACCATTACCACCACTTAACTCTTTTGCACTAAAAACAAACTCTTTTTCTGCCTTTTACTGGCATGAATGTGTGAACGTCCAACAACACCTTCATGACAACCTTATATGACATGATGAATATTTGTACtttaattaattactttgtCATAACACTGATTAATACATCATTCCTGGAATTTAaaggctggaaactttccatgagAATTAACGGAAATATATAACCCTGCACATTCCTCATTTCTGAAGGATTTTTACTGAAGTAAGTGCAGCGGTGATGAGCATAAGAGACttctttacattataaataGTAAATAATTGTAATAACAGAAAACTGTCAAGCAGAATGTAGAAGAAAGAGCATCACAGATTGAGCTACATGACAGCTAGCCTCATACATTTTCAGGAAGTATTTTTTATTGCCTTGCATACatatttattaatgtttgtatatgatagtttatatacattttcaaataattcccATAAATTCCTGTTAAATttccaatttggaatatttccaaaattctgCAGACTCCCATGGAtaattatttttctgtcataCACTGATAAATGTTTCATTCTCTTAAGTTTTGTCTGTTGTCATCAATCAGAGCCCACACGAATCTTAAAACCGCCCGAGTACAGAGTGATCCAGAGAAACAGAGATGTTGTGTTTGAGTGTAAAGTGAAGCACGATCCGTCTCTCGTACCCATTACCATCTGGCTGAAGGACAACGGAGATCTTCCTGATGATGACAGGTGAGATCATGGATCAACATCTTGAATAGCAATATATAATGTTGTGCAGTGATGTCTTTACATATAACAGGGTCAGAGGTTAACACAATGATACACATTAATTACACTTGAATAATATAATAGATTTACAgattgtttaacattaaatgaccCAACATTTATTCTCAATGGACATCATCATCAGTGATATAACGTGTTGTGATGTTTAGaggagttttgtgtgtgtgatatCAGATTCAGGGTGGATTCAGACCGTCTGACCATCACAGACGTGACGGAGGATGATGCCGGTTTGTACACGTGTGTCATAAACACCACACTGGACGAGGACTCAGCCAGCGCTTTCCTTACTGTAGTTGGTGAGTGTTTGACAGATCATCAGCTACACACAttgggttttatttttcacaTGGGTTGCCCTGCTGACAGTCAAATCTCATTGGTCCAGAATACtgcttcacacacacacacacctgtattaaatgtgttctgattggctgtgaTTGTGTTTCATCATGCAGCATTATAGTTTACATGAGGACAAAAATAGGATTTAATGCTTGAAAACCAATAGTGTGTCGACTTCAGGGagtttcttttttaataaatgcacaGAATAGAAATTCATTTGTTGTCATTATTTAAGTGATGCAGATATTAAAGATTAGAAATCATGACGATTAAATATAAGTGTGATCTGTAAACTAACACTTCCTCCTAACTCCCTCTGACTCCGCCCACTCAGAGGCCACACCCACTCCTTCTGTGATTTACGGTAAACACAAAGCCCATTACTGTACATCCCATAATGCCCTGGTCTTTATAATGGCCCGAGTCAAGCATGCTGCAACATTTATGATTTTCATTGGATTGACGCAGTTTTGAATCTTTTTATGAGaatcttgtttattttatttacagataAAGATTGATGTGCAGGAATGTGTTTTTCTTTCAGTCTCACTTCTGTGGTTGTTCTCAGGAATGCTCAGATGTGTTATTTTGTCGTCTCATTTGAAGTGCATGAATCATCATCATGTGAATCTATTTGAGTTCAGCAGATGAATCATATCTTGTTCTCAGTTTAATGCACGCAGCATGTGTTGATCTCTTATTGGTGGTATGAGATTGAACGATCATTTCTGACTCCTCAGAGAAGCCAGACGCACCCACAGATCTTGAACTGACTGATCATAACTCCAGGAGCGTTCAGCTGACCTGGACACCCGGAGATGAACACAGCAGTCCCATCAAGAGTACGTcaactctctctctcatactgtgtgtgtgtcaccTACATGTCGGGTTGATCGGTCGGCATACTGTAGTGTACACAAAACATGCAGATAATATACAGACAATACAGACTTTACAGTTTACTATAGACAATAGAAGCTGTAAATTTGGTGCTGGTTTGTTTCAGTTGATCTTCATGAATCagtcatctgtgtgtgtttgtgtcttgtAGAGTTTCTGATTCAGTATGAAGATGGTCTTCATCAGGGTGGAGTTTGGCACAATCTGACAGAGGTTCCTGGGACGAAGACCACGGCTCATCTGAAACTCTCTCCATATATCCACTATAGTTTCAGAGTACTGGCACTCAATGATGTGGGTTACAGTCGGCCCAGCGTTCCCTCTCACCAGTATAAAACCAGTCCTGCAGGTTCAGACCAGCACACAACCACACATTAGTCTCTGGTGTTTAATGGGGT
The DNA window shown above is from Paramisgurnus dabryanus chromosome 23, PD_genome_1.1, whole genome shotgun sequence and carries:
- the nrcamb gene encoding neuronal cell adhesion molecule isoform X10, with amino-acid sequence MMDRPCDGRFTLLLMFLGPIITALEVPLDLPQPPTIIHQSPKDFIIDPRDNVIIHCEAKGKPHPRFSWTRNGTHFDIDKDPKVIMKPRSGTLVIDISGEKAEAYEGVYQCTARNELGTAVSNNIIIRQSRSPLWSKERIHPIMAQEGQSLILQCRPPAGLPAPIIFWMDNNFQRLPQSRRVSQGLNGDLYFSNVQREDSRNDYICYARFPHTQTIQQKQPISVRVVNMDSINDTMDAFFNETDLFGDKPDEQRAPTFMVPTDSDSTKLVLRGQTLEMECIADGLPTPEISWNKLSGEIPSARASFLNFHKTLRIRDVSEADAGEYRCTATNRHGSVHHTIRVTVKAAPYWISAPRNLVLAPLDSGVITCRAGGHPKPTISWSMNGVPIENAPQDPSRTVEDDMIIFSEVQTDSSAVYQCNASNDYGYLLANAFINVLAEPPRVLTPPNKVYQVIMNRPALLECVSFGSPRPTITWFKESRSSTLEGDPYVFHLNGTLEIHVSQTQNSGKYTCVASNSLGISENHVYLEVKEPTRILKPPEYRVIQRNRDVVFECKVKHDPSLVPITIWLKDNGDLPDDDRFRVDSDRLTITDVTEDDAGLYTCVINTTLDEDSASAFLTVVEKPDAPTDLELTDHNSRSVQLTWTPGDEHSSPIKKFLIQYEDGLHQGGVWHNLTEVPGTKTTAHLKLSPYIHYSFRVLALNDVGYSRPSVPSHQYKTSPAAPDENPTDVKAMGTEHNNLLISWKPLSHLQSNGPGLQYKVMWRQQDVETEWTSVTVANVAKFLVSGTPTFVPYEVMVQAVNDYGDGPKPAVVIGYSGEDFPSAAPDNVKVQALNSTLAEVQWTPVPPKSVRGRLRGYKIHYRCERSPHRHHAHHCDQMTEIFNPNKTRGKLPNLHPYSVYSLSVTAFNVKGEGPVSSPHHFETPEGVPGFPSFFRVVGSDFDSLTLEWGPPHHRNGHLTGYSLKYQTVNSSADVGVLEELELSSNHSSVTLHNLKHSTRYKFYISAKTVKGSGPALTEEALTIIQKAMVSPQVDIATQGWFIGLMSAIALLILILLIICFIKRNKGGKYPVKEKEDAHGDPEIQPMKEDELTFGEYSDEDHKPLKGSRTPSTGTVKRDESDESLVDSGDTQFNEDGSFIGQYSGRSERGTHESSEPPSPVNAMNSFV